The Stenotrophomonas maltophilia genome segment TTGCCCGTCGCGAGATCCTTGCTGGCAGCGATCAGCGTCGAGCTCGCAACCTCTTCCAGCTCAGCGATGAGAACACGGAGCCTTTCGATCTTCGGCCGTGCGTTCGTCAGATCTTTGCGCAGATGGAGAAAGCTCCCCAACGAGTTGTAGTAACTGCGAAACTTGCCCCAAGGAATGCGCTTGGCCTCGCCGATCGGCAAGAAATCCTTGTCCTTGAAAGCGGCCTTCAAGTCACTTGAGGCAAAATCGAGGTCTTTGGGCGGTGGCGTTACCGAGATGGAGAAGCTGGCCGTTTGATCAGAGTTCGGATCGAAGGCGGCCAGCATTTTGATGATCTGGTCCGGTCGCCACTCGCGAGCAAGCTCGGTGGAAACGTCTTCACCATATGCAGCCAAGTTCTGATACGCCACGGATTCCAGGCAGAATCGTAGTTCCAGCGCGGCGTAGATCAATGACGCGTCATCGCCCCTGCTGATTAGTTCTTTAGCCGTGCTTAAACGTTCCGCGATGTTGTAAAGGGCCATAATCAAAGGTTACTCGATTGGAACTCGGGATCAAGTTAACAGCCGCCTGTAGGCGCTATCTCACAACGCGATTGCCTAAATGCGTGGGCGGGACTAAAGTTCGTGGAGGGGGGGATGGCCAGACAAGTTGAGAAGGAGCGCCCAATGCCCATCAGGGCCGTGGTGTATGTCAGCGAGGCATCCGACGCGTTGCGCGGCGATCTGCTTGGCCTCCGGAGCGGCAAGCTCCAGGAGCTGGTCGACGACGCAACTCGATTTAACCGGGACGCAGGTGTCAGTGGGGTGCTCTTGTTCGACGGGACGCGCTTCGTCCAATACTTGGAGGGCCCCCCGGACGGGTTGGACGTGGTGTTCTCAAGGGTGCTCGGTGCTTCGAGCCATCACGACCTGATCGAGCTGCAAAGCGGGACGATCATGGATCGCCGCTTGCCTTATTGGCCTATGCGCTGGTTGCCTGTGGAAGTTAAAGAGCTGAGCGAGGTCGCAGTGGGCGACTGGACCGGTTTCAAGGTGCGGGGGGATGGAGAAGCGTTGAACGCAACGGCGATCGACCGGCTGCTGTTCCTAGTGAGCAGACGCGCACTGGTAGGAAGATGAACCAGTGGCGACCGCCTGGCCGCGCAAGGAATCCGCCCCCCTACGTGCAGCCCAAGTCTTCGTGGATCGCCGTAACAAGCTGTCGGAAGCGGTAAGGCTTCGGGAGAAATCGAACCGTCTCGGGCAGCGGGGGCAGCTGCGAGCGTTGAAGGCCAGACGCGAGCATGACGCGGGCCTGGGGTTGAGCAACCGCGGCTTCCGCCGCGACCTCCAGCCCGTCGGCGCTGTCTGGCATGTTGAAGTCGGTCACTACCACCGCGAACCTGGCGTCGCCGCGCAGGAGGACGAGGGCCTCATCCCCGTTGCTGGCGGGAGTGACTTGGAAGCCCTGAGAGGTCAGAGCCTCTACGACGACGCTGCGGAGATCGTCTTCGTCTTCAACAAACAACACGTGGATCGGCATCTCAATGCTCTGGTGCGGGGAAGCAAAGGCTAACGCGGGTTCCCTTCCCAAGCTCGCTCTGGAGCTCGGTGAACCCGCCGGACTGGGCCGTGAAGCCAAACACTTGGCTCAAGCCCAGCCCGCTGCCCCTTCCAATGGGTTTGGTGGTGAAAAACGGTTCAAATACCCTGGCCTGCTGGTCCGCCTCAATCCCTGAACCGTCGTCTCGGATGCTCAGGCAGATGTAAGGTCTTTCACTGGTGTTGGGCAACGTAGGATCACGGGTTTGCCGCGCAGAGGCCGTGATGAGGATCGTTCCGCCCTTCGGCATGGCGTCGCGGCTGTTGCACACAAGGTTAAGGATTGCGGCCTCCAGCTGTGCCTTGTCCACCGACAGGGTCGGAAGGCCCCGGGAAACTTCGACGGTCAATGCGATCGCGTCGCCGGCGGAGCGGCGCAGCATCGCTTCGCATTCGGCCATCAAGGCGGCCAAGTCGACTGCCTCTGGCACCAAGGTTTGTCCCTTGCCGAAGGTCAGCAACTGCCGAGTCAGAAGGGCCCCGCGCTCGGCGGCCCGCTGCGCGGTATCGATGAGCTTGGCCACGCCTCCGTCTTTCACCCGCAGGCTGATGAGCTCCAGACAGTTGGCCACGATCGTCAACAGGTTGTTGAAATCATGGGCCAAGCCGAGCGTGAACTTCCCGATGGCCTCCATCTTCTGCGCCTGCAGGAGATCGCGCTGGGCTTGGAGCAGCTGCTCCTGCGCTTCGTGGCGCTGGGTGATGTCGCGGGTGATTTTGGCAAACCCCACCAGTTCCCCGTCTTCCCAGATGGGATCGATCACGACGCTGGCACGAAAGCGGGTCCCGTCCTGCCGCAATCGCCAGCCCTCGGCGACGTAGCGCCCTTCTAAGGCCGCGGTCCGCAGGTTTCGCTCTGGTAGGCCGGCTTGGGCCTCCTCGGGCAGGTAGAAGCGGGAAAAGTTGGTGCCGACCACGTCGGCAGCCTGGTAGCCCTTGATTCGTTGCCCACCCGGGTTCCAGGTCTGGATCACCCCGCTGGGGTCGAGCATGTATAGGGCGTAGTCGGTGACCGAGTTCACCAGCAGGGCAAACTGCCGGCTCTCGTCCCTCAAATCGGTTTTCGCTTTCGCTGGTTGGTTCATGGGTCATCCTCTCGGCAGGGCCACCGAAGGGCGACAGAGTGCGCAGTGTAGAAGAGCGACGGCCGTCATCCTTTTGCGCCCTCTTAACAAATCGGGCGAGCCCTCGGGCCACACTGTCCAATCGTGGCACATCCACTCAGAGCGCTTGTAGGGAGAAAGTCATGGGATTGGACGGCAAAGCAGTAAGGGTTCTTCTTGTAGAGGACGAACCCACTCTCATGATGGTCTTGGAGCAGGCCATTGCCCAAGTCGGCTACGACGTCTCCAAGACGGCCGAAGATTTGCCCACAGCCTTGGTATGCGCCGAGGAGGCGGCCTTCGATGTTGCGGTGCTGGACGTCAACTTGAACGGGGTCGAGTCTTACCCCGTGGCCGATCGCTTGGTCGAGTTGGGGGTGCCGTTCCTGTTTACGACCGGCCTTGGGGCCAACCGGCTGCCCGAACGCTTCAAAGGCACGCCCTTCCTTGAAAAGCCGTTTCGCCTAAAAGAGATCGCCGCGGCCCTCCAGTCCCTTTGCCAGGAACTGGAGGTTCATTGAGTTTCCGGGCCTTGGGCACCGGTCGGGACCTTCGGGTCCCTTTTTTATTTCAGCGGGGCCTCGACCTGCTGGTAGGTGCCCACGGTCTCGCTCACGCCTAGGATGTGGCCCTTCGCGGCCTTCAGCACCTCGTCCCGCGTTGCCCCGGCCTTCATATCAAGCACGGTGTCCAAGGCCAACAGCTGGAAGTGGTAATGGTGGGGTCGATCGCCCACTGGCGGTTTGGGGCCGAAATACCCCACAGACCCCCGGCTGTTCACCCCCTGCAGCATTCCCTCCGGCTTCAGGAGTCGCGGATCGACCGGCAGGCCCTCCGGCAGCGATTGCGTGGTCGCTGGGATGTTGTAAGCGACCCAGTGAACGAAGGGTTTGACGTTGGCTGCATCCGGATCCTCCATGATCAGCGCATAGGACTTGGCACCAGGCACCGGGCTCCAAGAAAGAGCGGGCGATGCATCGTCGTGATACGCGCTGAAGCGGGGAGGCAATGCTTGGCCCGAGGAGAACGACGGGGAGCGGAACTCGAACGTGGCGGCTTTGCCGATCCGATCCTTGGCCAACGGCACGCCCGAGCCTTGATTGACTTGGGCCATCAAGGGCCCGCTAGGCACTGCGGTCGCGGGGGAGGCGGACGCTTGGCCTGGGCCGTAAGTCACTCTGTAGATGACGCCGTTGGCATCGTCGCCGACCAAAAGTGCACCGCCCTTCGTCATCGCCAGACCGACGGGCCTTGCGATATGCGCCTGGCCGTTGTCGACCAGGAAGCCTGTCAGGAAGGGCTCAAACCCGACCGGCTTGCCGGCGTTGAAACGAACCCGCACCACCTCGTAGCCCGACGCAGGCTTGCGGTTCCAGGAACCGCGCATCGTCACGAAGGCGTCCCCCCGGTAAGCTGCCGGGAACTGCTGGCCGGTGTAGAACAGCATCTGCATGGGGGCCGCGTGGGCGGTGTAGCCGAGCACCATGGGCTCGCTTGTCGCCGCCCATTGCTGTTTGCTGATCTGCCCTGGCGGGGTGCTCTGGGGATTCACCCCGTCCTTGCCCCAGATGTGGGGCCAACCATACTTCTTTCCTTTCTGAATGCGGTTGAGCTCCTCGGGCTGCTCATCGTTGCCCAAGTAGTCGATGCCGTGATCCATCCCCCACAGCTCCCCCGTTTTGGAGTTCCAAGCAAAGCCGATGGTGTTCCGCAGGCCGCTGGCAAAGATGGACCGGCTCTTGCCATCCGGCGAGGACCTCAGCAGCGCCGCATGCTCGGGATTGGTCTCGTTGCACGCGTTACAGGACGAGCCCACGCTGATGTAGAGCATCTCATCAGGGCCAAAGGCCAGCGTGCGGTTGGGGTGCTGACCGCCATCGGGCAGGTCGTTGATGATCCGTTCCTCTGGACCCAACGTGCCGTCCGGGCGTATGGGGGCGCGATACACGCGTCGTTGGCCGTGGCGACATACAGCTGCCCGTTGGCGATGGCCAGCCCGTGCGCTCCTGGACGTGAGAAGACCACCTTCGGTTCGGCGTCCAAGGCTCCGTCTTCATTGGCATCCTCCAGCAACAGCACGTCGCCTTGATCTCGACGTGAGATATAAATCCGCCCGTCCGGCGCTACGGCGATGATCCGGGGATTCTGAAGGCCTTGCGCAAGGGGACGCACCTGGAAGCCGCTGGGCACCTTCAGGGCCTGAACGTGCTCAGGCGTCGCCTCTGCCTTGGCCGGTTTGAACGTGTGGACGTTGGCTTGGACGTCGGTTCCGTCCCCCTGCTGAGCGAAGGCGAGAGAGGGGGCCAGCAAGACGAGCAAAAGCGCGGAACGGGTCATGAGGATGGCCTGGCGCTGAGGAGCGTTCAGCATGTGGCGGGAGCGGTCAATGGCCTGCGAATGCGTTGCATGCGCGCCGTTCACCACGAGGGCCATCGATCTCCAGGCCCACGCACCGCCGGTCTGAGATGCTCCGCCGTTCGCCAAGCCTTCACTCGGGGATCGCTTGATCCGCATCCCAGCCTCGATACGGTAAGGCTTCGCCCGACACGAGAGGAAGACATCCATGGCAGAGCTCAAAGAGAACCTGTTGGACTGGCTGCGCGACGCACACGCGATGGAACAGCAAGCCGAAACCATGCTGAAGGGGCAGGCTTCGCGGATCGAGCACTACCCAGTGCTGAAGGCGCGCATTGAAGAGCACATTCAGGAAACCATTGGCCAGCGCGAACGGCTGGAAGGGTGCATCAAGCGCTTGGGCGGCTCGCCGTCGACCCTCAAGGACGTGATGGGCAAGATGGCAGCCTTCGGTCAGGCCGTCGGCGGCATGACGGCCTCCGACGAGATCGTCAAAGGCGCGATGGCCGGTTACGTCTTCGAGCATTTCGAGATCGCCTCCTACACGGCCCTGATCGCCGCAGCGAAGACGGTGGGCGATGCAGAAACGGCCCGGATCTGCGAAGAAATCCTCGTGCAGGAAGAGGCGATGGCCGACTGGCTGGCGGCCCACCTGCCCGAGGTGACCGAAGAGTTCATGGTGCGCGACGCCACGCCGGGCGTCGAAGCCAAAAAGTAACCGCTGCGCCGCGCCGGCCGGGTTCACGCCCGGCCGACGCGGCCGGGCCTACAACGAAAGGCCCTAGGATTGGAGGCGGCTGGCATGCCCAGGCCCATCTGGAGTGGTTCGTTGTCCTTCGGGCTGCTCAACGTTCCGGTGTCCCTCATGTCCGGCGAGCGTCGCATGGATCTGAGCTTTCGCATGTTGGACGCACGAAACAAAAAGCCCATTCGCTACGAGCGGGTCAACGCCGAAACCGGCGAAGAAGTGCCTTGGAAGGACATCGTCAAAGCCTTTGAATACGACAAGGGCAGCTACGTCGTCATAGAGAAAGAAGACATCGCCGCGGCCGCCCCCGAGACGCACGAGTCCATCGACGTGGAGGCCTTTGTCGACGCCGAGAGCATCGGGCTGAGGTTCTTCGAAAAGCCCTACATCTTGGTGCCCGGCAAGAAGGCCGAAAAGGGCTATGTCCTGCTCCGAGAGACCCTGAAGGAAACCGGCAAGGTGGGCATCGCCAGGGTGGTCATCCGCACGCGCGAATACATTTGCGCGGTGATGCCCGAAGGCGATGCGTTGATCATGATCCTGCTTCGCTACCCGCAGGAGTTGGTGGCTCCGGACGAATACAAACTGCCGCAGGGGGGGGCGTCGGACTACCGGGTTGCGCCCAAAGAGCTCGAAATGGCCAAGCAGCTGATTGAGAGCATGACCTCTGAGTGGGAGCCGGACAGCTACCAGGACGAGTTCCGCGAGCGCCTGTCCGACATCATCAAGAAGCGGGTGAAGCAGGCCGGAGCCACGACCACCTTCGAGGAACCGGAACATCGCGAGGACTCGGCGACCAACGTGGTGGACTTCATGGCGCTGCTCCAGAAGAGCTTGGAAACCAACAAGCGCACCCCGGCGAAAGCAACGCCGGTGAAGACCGCCTCCAAGTCCTCCACCAAAGACAGCAAGCCTGCCAAGAAGGCCGCCATAAAGAAGGCCCCAGCAAAGAAAGCCGCAAAGAAAGCCCCCGCCAAGAAGGCTCTAAAGAGCGCCTGATCACCCAAGGAGAATCCCATGAGCGACGACAAGAAGAACACCGGCAGCCCGGACCGCGACCGCATCAACGTCAACGAAGACTACGAGCTGCAGTATTGGACCAAGGCGCTGGGCGTGTCGGTCGATCAGGTCCGGGCCGCTGTCAAAGCCGTTGGCCCCACCGCTGCGGCCGTTCGCAAGCACTTGGGCAAGTAACGTGGCGCCGTCATGTCCTTGGTCGAATACCGTCGCAAGCGCCGCTTTGACCAGACCAACGAGCCCGAGCCTGGCAAAGCGCTGCCGCAAGGGCAGCGCGCCATTTTCGTGGTCCAACTTCACCACGCCAGCCGCCGGCACTACGACTTCCGGCTGCAAATCGGCGACGCCCTGAAGAGTTGGGCCGTCCCCAAGGGCCCTAGCTACGACCCCAAGGTCAAACGGATGGCGGTCGAAGTGGAAGACCATCCCGTCGACTACGCTAGCTTCGAAGGCGAGATCCCCAAGGGGCAATACGGCGGTGGGCACGTGGCCCAGTTTGATCACGGCGTTTGGGCCACCCAAGGAGACCCAGAGGCACAACTTGCCAAGGGTCACCTGCGATTCGAGCTGTTCGGCACCAAGCTCAAAGGCGGGTGGCACTTGGTCCGGTCCGGCAAACCGGCCCGTCAGCCGCAGTGGCTGTTGTTCAAGGACGACGATGCGTATGCGAGCGATCTGGAAGCGGACGATCTGCTCGCCGATGTGTCGGCGGCCCCAACGGCAGACATCAGGAGGGCCGGCGGCGGTAAAGCCGACAAGAAGAAGCTCAAAGCCCTCCCTGCAAAGCGTGCGCGACGGAAGAACTGGGCCAAGAAGGCCTTGGCCCTGCCCAAAGCGAAAGAGGCGGCTCCGCCTTCCGGCCCCTTCGAGCCCCAGTTGGCCAAGCTGGGGGAGGCCCCGCCGCAGGGCGACCAATGGGTCCATGAGATCAAGTGGGACGGGTATCGGATCCTCGCAACGGTCGCCGATGGGGCCGTCCGGCTCTGGTCCCGCAACGCGTTGGAGTGGACCGACAAGATCCCCGAGATACGCGACGCCGTGGCGGAGTTGGGCCTTACCTCTGCTGCCTTGGATGGCGAACTCATCGCCGGATCGGGCACCAAGGAGGACTTCAACCTGCTCCAGGCGACATTGTCCGGGGAGCGGCAAGGCGCGCTGGCCTACGCGCTCTTCGACCTGCTCCACATCGATGGCGTGGACGTGGCCGCAGCACCTCTGTTGGAGCGCAAGGCGCTCCTGCAGGAGCTGCTGGCGGGCCAGGCCGGCCACTTGGCCTTCAGCTCTCACGTCCAAGGCGACGGCAACGAAGCCTACCGCCTGGCTGGCGAACAGCACTTTGAAGGCATCATTTCCAAGCGCGCCGATCGCGGCTACCACCCCGGCCGCAGCGACGACTGGCGCAAGACCAAGCAGCTGGCCAGCGACGAGTTCGCCGTGGTCGGTTACACGGCCCCCAAGGGCAGCCGCAGCGGCTTTGGCTCGCTTTTACTGGCCAAGCCCGACGCCAAACACGGTTGGCTCTACGTGGGCCGGGTGGGCACCGGGTTCTCCGACGCCTTGATCAAGGACGTGAGCAAGAGGATCCAAGGGGGAGGCAAGAAGCCGACGGCCTACGTGCCCACCGAGGACACCGATCTTCGCTCTGCCACGTGGTTCGAGCCGCGCTTCGTGGTGGAGGTGTTCTATCGCGGCATCGGGGGGCAGCAACTGCTGCGCCAAGCCTCCTTGAAAGCCGTGCGGGCCGACAAGGAAGTGAATGATTTGGCGGATTCGGATCGCGCCGCCCCGGCGAAACCGGCCCGTGGCAAACGGGCATCGGCGGCGTCTTCTGCCCG includes the following:
- a CDS encoding BLUF domain-containing protein, giving the protein MPIRAVVYVSEASDALRGDLLGLRSGKLQELVDDATRFNRDAGVSGVLLFDGTRFVQYLEGPPDGLDVVFSRVLGASSHHDLIELQSGTIMDRRLPYWPMRWLPVEVKELSEVAVGDWTGFKVRGDGEALNATAIDRLLFLVSRRALVGR
- a CDS encoding response regulator; the encoded protein is MPIHVLFVEDEDDLRSVVVEALTSQGFQVTPASNGDEALVLLRGDARFAVVVTDFNMPDSADGLEVAAEAAVAQPQARVMLASGLQRSQLPPLPETVRFLPKPYRFRQLVTAIHEDLGCT
- a CDS encoding two-component system sensor histidine kinase NtrB, whose protein sequence is MNQPAKAKTDLRDESRQFALLVNSVTDYALYMLDPSGVIQTWNPGGQRIKGYQAADVVGTNFSRFYLPEEAQAGLPERNLRTAALEGRYVAEGWRLRQDGTRFRASVVIDPIWEDGELVGFAKITRDITQRHEAQEQLLQAQRDLLQAQKMEAIGKFTLGLAHDFNNLLTIVANCLELISLRVKDGGVAKLIDTAQRAAERGALLTRQLLTFGKGQTLVPEAVDLAALMAECEAMLRRSAGDAIALTVEVSRGLPTLSVDKAQLEAAILNLVCNSRDAMPKGGTILITASARQTRDPTLPNTSERPYICLSIRDDGSGIEADQQARVFEPFFTTKPIGRGSGLGLSQVFGFTAQSGGFTELQSELGKGTRVSLCFPAPEH
- a CDS encoding response regulator, whose translation is MGLDGKAVRVLLVEDEPTLMMVLEQAIAQVGYDVSKTAEDLPTALVCAEEAAFDVAVLDVNLNGVESYPVADRLVELGVPFLFTTGLGANRLPERFKGTPFLEKPFRLKEIAAALQSLCQELEVH
- a CDS encoding YbhB/YbcL family Raf kinase inhibitor-like protein, which translates into the protein MYRAPIRPDGTLGPEERIINDLPDGGQHPNRTLAFGPDEMLYISVGSSCNACNETNPEHAALLRSSPDGKSRSIFASGLRNTIGFAWNSKTGELWGMDHGIDYLGNDEQPEELNRIQKGKKYGWPHIWGKDGVNPQSTPPGQISKQQWAATSEPMVLGYTAHAAPMQMLFYTGQQFPAAYRGDAFVTMRGSWNRKPASGYEVVRVRFNAGKPVGFEPFLTGFLVDNGQAHIARPVGLAMTKGGALLVGDDANGVIYRVTYGPGQASASPATAVPSGPLMAQVNQGSGVPLAKDRIGKAATFEFRSPSFSSGQALPPRFSAYHDDASPALSWSPVPGAKSYALIMEDPDAANVKPFVHWVAYNIPATTQSLPEGLPVDPRLLKPEGMLQGVNSRGSVGYFGPKPPVGDRPHHYHFQLLALDTVLDMKAGATRDEVLKAAKGHILGVSETVGTYQQVEAPLK
- a CDS encoding ferritin-like domain-containing protein; translation: MAELKENLLDWLRDAHAMEQQAETMLKGQASRIEHYPVLKARIEEHIQETIGQRERLEGCIKRLGGSPSTLKDVMGKMAAFGQAVGGMTASDEIVKGAMAGYVFEHFEIASYTALIAAAKTVGDAETARICEEILVQEEAMADWLAAHLPEVTEEFMVRDATPGVEAKK
- a CDS encoding non-homologous end joining protein Ku; the encoded protein is MPRPIWSGSLSFGLLNVPVSLMSGERRMDLSFRMLDARNKKPIRYERVNAETGEEVPWKDIVKAFEYDKGSYVVIEKEDIAAAAPETHESIDVEAFVDAESIGLRFFEKPYILVPGKKAEKGYVLLRETLKETGKVGIARVVIRTREYICAVMPEGDALIMILLRYPQELVAPDEYKLPQGGASDYRVAPKELEMAKQLIESMTSEWEPDSYQDEFRERLSDIIKKRVKQAGATTTFEEPEHREDSATNVVDFMALLQKSLETNKRTPAKATPVKTASKSSTKDSKPAKKAAIKKAPAKKAAKKAPAKKALKSA
- a CDS encoding DUF3606 domain-containing protein; this translates as MSDDKKNTGSPDRDRINVNEDYELQYWTKALGVSVDQVRAAVKAVGPTAAAVRKHLGK
- the ligD gene encoding DNA ligase D; the protein is MSLVEYRRKRRFDQTNEPEPGKALPQGQRAIFVVQLHHASRRHYDFRLQIGDALKSWAVPKGPSYDPKVKRMAVEVEDHPVDYASFEGEIPKGQYGGGHVAQFDHGVWATQGDPEAQLAKGHLRFELFGTKLKGGWHLVRSGKPARQPQWLLFKDDDAYASDLEADDLLADVSAAPTADIRRAGGGKADKKKLKALPAKRARRKNWAKKALALPKAKEAAPPSGPFEPQLAKLGEAPPQGDQWVHEIKWDGYRILATVADGAVRLWSRNALEWTDKIPEIRDAVAELGLTSAALDGELIAGSGTKEDFNLLQATLSGERQGALAYALFDLLHIDGVDVAAAPLLERKALLQELLAGQAGHLAFSSHVQGDGNEAYRLAGEQHFEGIISKRADRGYHPGRSDDWRKTKQLASDEFAVVGYTAPKGSRSGFGSLLLAKPDAKHGWLYVGRVGTGFSDALIKDVSKRIQGGGKKPTAYVPTEDTDLRSATWFEPRFVVEVFYRGIGGQQLLRQASLKAVRADKEVNDLADSDRAAPAKPARGKRASAASSARKTAATPQVERVPPKLSSPSKVLFPGDGYTKQDVWDYYSAVMDHLLPEVINRPLSIIRCPAGTGKPCFFQKHHTAGLELVDSVKLKEDSGINAHYLVVRDAASLLELVQFNALEFHPWGSHAEEPDRADRVVFDLDPGPDVPFAEVKKAATDIRKLLAQLELESFLRVSGGKGLHVVVPLNPGCDWDLTKRFAKGFADALAQSEPQRFLATATKALRNKRIFVDYLRNGRGATAVASYSLRGRPGAPVAMPLAWSELPNLKRADAFTIKDVPGKLKRRRKDPWEGIDALKQNLSKWARND